One Thermococcus kodakarensis KOD1 genomic window carries:
- a CDS encoding immunoglobulin-like domain-containing protein, translating to MRKALVIGIAVVVLVVAGYGALSWDGKEASGSPQDSHAKFVKMELDKSTYSPSDTMIIRLINEGETKATTSYHFRLYREENGEWEEVPVNLMFIEIAVSIEPGKSWEQKVNLADLKLSPGHYKIVKKVILTSQGTENAASYEVSAEFEVKG from the coding sequence ATGAGGAAGGCGCTTGTGATAGGGATAGCAGTTGTTGTTTTGGTTGTAGCAGGATACGGAGCCCTCAGCTGGGATGGGAAAGAGGCCAGCGGTTCGCCGCAGGACAGCCACGCGAAGTTCGTCAAAATGGAGCTTGACAAGTCCACCTACAGTCCTTCCGATACCATGATTATCAGGCTTATCAACGAGGGCGAGACAAAGGCAACTACCAGCTACCACTTCAGGCTCTACCGAGAAGAAAACGGAGAGTGGGAGGAAGTTCCCGTTAACCTCATGTTCATAGAGATCGCCGTTTCGATAGAACCTGGAAAGAGCTGGGAGCAGAAGGTCAATCTCGCGGATCTGAAGCTTTCCCCGGGACACTACAAGATCGTCAAGAAAGTCATTCTAACTTCACAGGGGACTGAAAACGCTGCCAGCTACGAGGTCAGTGCGGAGTTCGAGGTAAAGGGATGA
- a CDS encoding immunoglobulin-like domain-containing protein: MGAPYRLYLLENGSWKEIETGFTFTSIGWQIPPGGNWTQTVPLVIRVPDGAFGKLKPLPPCRYKIEKTVLIDRDKCESRSNEITLSAEFEIVR; encoded by the coding sequence GTGGGCGCACCTTACAGATTATACCTGCTGGAAAACGGAAGCTGGAAAGAGATAGAAACTGGTTTCACGTTCACAAGTATCGGGTGGCAGATACCGCCGGGCGGCAACTGGACGCAAACCGTGCCCTTGGTCATACGCGTCCCTGACGGAGCCTTCGGAAAGCTCAAACCACTTCCGCCATGTAGATACAAAATAGAGAAAACAGTTCTCATTGATCGAGACAAATGTGAAAGCAGGAGTAACGAAATAACTCTATCGGCCGAGTTTGAGATTGTCAGGTGA
- a CDS encoding immunoglobulin-like domain-containing protein translates to MRGKTGAACTLIILLVWGLTGPHFYVGLDKSGYHPGEEPVLRTCNIGLTPISFGEGYHLYRLENGTLAPVRTGLIFPAVLHWLMPFQSWEQKVSLKYLLENESVGGAPSLRDLPPGRYRIVKEICGWPRGCVNASLEFDLLS, encoded by the coding sequence ATGAGGGGGAAGACAGGGGCGGCCTGCACCCTCATAATACTCCTTGTCTGGGGCCTTACCGGACCTCACTTCTACGTGGGGCTTGACAAGAGTGGCTATCATCCCGGAGAAGAGCCAGTTTTAAGGACATGCAACATTGGGTTGACGCCAATCTCATTCGGAGAGGGCTACCATCTCTACCGCTTAGAAAACGGAACGTTGGCCCCGGTTAGAACTGGCCTTATCTTTCCTGCGGTACTCCACTGGCTCATGCCCTTTCAGTCCTGGGAGCAGAAAGTCAGTTTGAAGTATCTGCTGGAAAATGAATCCGTCGGAGGGGCCCCTTCACTCCGGGACCTGCCACCGGGAAGATACAGGATTGTTAAGGAGATCTGCGGCTGGCCAAGGGGCTGTGTAAACGCCAGCTTGGAGTTTGATCTGCTGTCATAA
- a CDS encoding transcription factor S produces MKFCPKCGNLMLPDRKRKVWVCRSCGYEEPFDEEKDREKTKITKKVEHKPDEEIIVVEQDLKTLPTTKVTCPKCGNDTAYWWEMQTRAGDEPSTIFYKCTKCGYTWRAYE; encoded by the coding sequence ATGAAGTTCTGTCCGAAATGCGGGAACCTGATGCTCCCAGACAGGAAGAGGAAGGTCTGGGTCTGCCGCTCATGTGGCTATGAAGAGCCCTTCGACGAGGAGAAAGACAGAGAGAAAACGAAGATCACCAAGAAAGTCGAGCACAAGCCGGACGAGGAGATCATAGTGGTGGAGCAGGACCTCAAGACCCTGCCCACGACAAAGGTCACATGCCCCAAGTGCGGCAACGACACAGCTTACTGGTGGGAAATGCAGACGAGGGCTGGAGACGAGCCGAGCACGATCTTCTACAAGTGTACCAAGTGCGGCTATACCTGGAGGGCCTACGAGTGA
- a CDS encoding DNA polymerase sliding clamp — MPFEVVFDGAKEFADLIATASNLIDEAAFKFTEEGISMRAMDPSRVVLIDLNLPESIFSKYEVEEPETIGINMDQFKKILKRGKAKDTLILRKGDENFLEITFEGTAKRTFRLPLIDVEELELELPELPFTAKVVLLGEVLKEGIKDASLVSDAIKFIAKENEFTMKAEGETNEVEIRLTLEDEGLLDLEVEEETKSAYGIRYLSDMVKGIGKADEVILRFGNEMPLQMEYMIRDEGRLTFLLAPRVEE; from the coding sequence ATGCCGTTCGAAGTTGTTTTTGACGGGGCCAAGGAGTTTGCAGACCTGATAGCGACCGCAAGCAACCTCATCGACGAGGCCGCCTTTAAGTTCACTGAGGAAGGCATAAGCATGCGCGCAATGGACCCGAGCAGGGTCGTTCTCATTGACCTCAACCTGCCCGAAAGCATCTTCTCCAAGTACGAGGTCGAAGAGCCCGAGACAATCGGCATCAACATGGACCAGTTCAAGAAAATCCTCAAGCGCGGCAAGGCGAAAGACACCCTCATACTCAGGAAGGGCGACGAGAACTTCCTTGAGATAACTTTTGAGGGAACCGCCAAGAGGACATTCAGGCTCCCTCTGATAGATGTGGAAGAGCTTGAGCTGGAGCTTCCCGAGCTCCCGTTCACGGCTAAGGTAGTCCTCCTCGGTGAGGTTCTCAAGGAGGGCATAAAGGACGCTTCCCTCGTCAGCGACGCCATCAAGTTCATAGCAAAGGAGAACGAGTTCACAATGAAGGCCGAGGGCGAGACCAACGAGGTCGAGATAAGGCTTACCCTTGAGGACGAGGGCCTTCTCGACCTTGAAGTCGAGGAAGAGACCAAGAGTGCCTACGGCATAAGATACCTCAGCGACATGGTCAAGGGCATCGGGAAGGCCGACGAAGTTATCCTCCGCTTCGGCAACGAGATGCCGCTCCAGATGGAGTACATGATCAGAGACGAGGGCAGACTGACCTTCCTGCTCGCTCCGCGCGTTGAGGAGTGA
- a CDS encoding peroxiredoxin, which yields MVVIGEKFPEVEVKTTHGVIKLPDYFAEQGKWFVLFSHPADFTPVCTTEFYAMQKRVDQFRELGVEPIGLSVDQVFSHIKWMEWIKENLGEEITFPVIADDRGELADKLGMIPSGATITARAVFIVDDKGIIRAIVYYPAEVGRDWDEILRLVKALKVSDEKGVALPHKWPNNELIGDKAIVPPASTVDEVKQREEAKAKGEIECYDWWFCYKKLE from the coding sequence ATGGTCGTCATAGGAGAAAAGTTCCCAGAGGTTGAGGTCAAGACCACCCACGGCGTGATAAAGCTCCCGGACTACTTCGCCGAGCAGGGCAAGTGGTTCGTGCTGTTCAGCCACCCGGCTGACTTCACCCCGGTCTGTACGACCGAGTTCTACGCCATGCAGAAGAGGGTTGACCAGTTCAGGGAGCTCGGCGTCGAGCCCATCGGACTCAGCGTTGACCAGGTCTTCAGCCACATCAAGTGGATGGAGTGGATCAAGGAGAACCTCGGCGAGGAGATAACCTTCCCGGTCATAGCCGACGACCGCGGTGAGCTCGCCGACAAGCTCGGCATGATACCCAGCGGCGCCACCATAACCGCTAGGGCTGTCTTCATCGTCGACGACAAGGGCATCATAAGGGCCATCGTCTACTACCCGGCCGAGGTCGGCAGGGACTGGGACGAGATCCTCAGGCTCGTCAAGGCCCTCAAGGTCAGCGACGAGAAGGGAGTCGCCCTTCCGCACAAGTGGCCGAACAACGAGCTCATCGGCGATAAGGCCATCGTCCCGCCTGCCAGCACCGTCGACGAGGTCAAGCAGCGCGAAGAGGCCAAGGCCAAGGGCGAGATCGAGTGCTACGACTGGTGGTTCTGCTACAAGAAGCTCGAGTGA